In Candidatus Sodalis pierantonius str. SOPE, one DNA window encodes the following:
- the wzzE gene encoding ECA polysaccharide chain length modulation protein, which yields MTPASSPSSAGRGQAIDNELDLRGLLCVLWRGKVTVIAYALAFALGALIYSFVARQEWTAIAITDKPTMNVQGGYFSQQQFLRNLDVKNTALPTSDTPSIADEAYQEFLRQLASYDTRWDFWLASPYYQTRKKGDAHADAVLLDELINAIQFLPRDEVKKLPDSARLVAETAPDANQLLRRYVDFANQRAANHLNEDVMAAWAARTVSLKAQVKRQEAVAAAVYQREQQQLNQALKLALTQGIDRSRTDVAAENLPQSEMFLLGHPLLQARLDALQAAGPAYDTDYDQNRAMLTTLNVGPVLNKSFKTYRYLRTPEEPVKRDKPRRLFLLVLWGAVGMLLGAGVALARRR from the coding sequence ATGACACCTGCTAGCTCACCCTCCTCCGCCGGCCGGGGACAGGCTATCGACAATGAACTGGACTTGCGCGGTCTGCTATGCGTCCTGTGGCGCGGCAAGGTTACCGTCATCGCCTATGCGCTCGCGTTTGCGCTGGGCGCGCTTATATACTCCTTCGTGGCGCGCCAGGAGTGGACCGCCATCGCCATTACCGACAAACCGACGATGAATGTACAGGGCGGCTACTTCTCCCAGCAGCAGTTTTTGCGCAATTTGGATGTGAAAAATACCGCGCTGCCGACCTCTGACACCCCCTCGATTGCCGATGAAGCGTATCAGGAATTCTTGCGCCAACTCGCATCCTACGACACCCGCTGGGATTTCTGGCTCGCCAGCCCCTATTATCAAACGCGCAAAAAGGGCGACGCCCACGCCGACGCGGTGCTGCTGGATGAGTTGATTAACGCCATTCAGTTCCTGCCGCGCGACGAGGTGAAAAAACTGCCCGACAGCGCGCGGCTGGTGGCGGAAACCGCGCCGGACGCCAATCAGCTGCTGCGTCGCTATGTGGATTTCGCCAACCAGCGCGCGGCCAACCATCTCAATGAGGATGTTATGGCCGCCTGGGCCGCGCGCACCGTCTCGCTCAAAGCGCAGGTGAAGCGGCAGGAGGCGGTGGCCGCGGCGGTATATCAGCGCGAGCAGCAACAGCTTAATCAGGCGTTGAAACTGGCGCTCACGCAGGGTATCGACCGCAGCCGAACCGACGTCGCCGCCGAGAATTTGCCGCAATCCGAAATGTTCCTGTTGGGCCACCCGCTCCTGCAGGCACGTTTGGACGCTCTGCAGGCGGCCGGACCGGCCTATGATACCGATTACGACCAAAACCGCGCGATGTTGACTACCCTCAATGTAGGGCCGGTTTTAAACAAGAGCTTTAAGACCTACCGTTATTTGAGGACCCCTGAAGAGCCGGTAAAACGCGATAAGCCACGCCGCCTGTTCCTGCTTGTGCTGTGGGGAGCCGTAGGTATGCTGCTGGGCGCGGGCGTCGCGCTGGCGCGCCGTCGTTAA
- the rfbA gene encoding glucose-1-phosphate thymidylyltransferase RfbA, giving the protein MKGIVLAGGSGSRLYPITRGISKQLLPVYDKPMIYYPLSVLMLAGIRDILIITTPEEMPLFKRLLGAGEAFGIRLTYAAQPSSEGIAQAFLIGESFIGDDRCCLVLGDNIYFGQGFSPKLRQVAAREQGATLFAYQVMDPERFGVVAFDDDFRAVALEEKPAHPRSRWAVTGLYFYDRQVVEFARRVTPSARGELEITSINQMYLEQGGLHVELLGRGFAWLDTGTHDSLIEASTFVQTVEKRQGFKIACLEEIGWRNGWLDDDGARRAAQALAKTGYGQYLMDLLHVRPRQY; this is encoded by the coding sequence ATGAAAGGTATCGTTCTGGCGGGCGGCAGCGGCAGCCGCCTCTATCCGATCACCCGCGGGATTTCCAAACAACTGTTGCCCGTGTACGACAAACCGATGATCTATTATCCGCTGTCGGTGCTGATGCTGGCGGGGATCCGCGACATCCTGATTATCACCACCCCGGAAGAAATGCCGTTATTCAAGCGGCTGCTCGGCGCGGGCGAGGCGTTCGGTATTCGTCTGACCTATGCCGCCCAGCCCAGTTCCGAGGGGATAGCGCAGGCGTTTCTGATTGGCGAAAGCTTTATCGGCGACGACCGCTGCTGTCTGGTGCTTGGCGACAATATCTATTTTGGTCAGGGCTTTAGCCCCAAACTGCGGCAGGTGGCCGCGCGCGAGCAGGGCGCGACGCTGTTCGCCTATCAGGTGATGGATCCCGAGCGGTTCGGCGTGGTGGCGTTCGATGACGATTTCCGCGCCGTCGCGCTGGAGGAAAAACCGGCCCATCCCCGCTCCCGCTGGGCGGTAACCGGTCTCTATTTCTATGATCGCCAGGTGGTAGAGTTCGCGAGACGGGTTACGCCTTCGGCGCGCGGAGAGCTGGAGATTACCTCGATAAACCAGATGTATCTGGAGCAGGGCGGGCTGCACGTCGAGCTGCTGGGGCGCGGTTTCGCATGGTTGGATACCGGCACCCATGACAGCCTGATAGAGGCCAGTACCTTTGTGCAGACGGTCGAGAAGCGCCAGGGGTTTAAAATCGCCTGCCTGGAAGAAATCGGCTGGCGCAACGGCTGGCTCGATGATGACGGTGCGCGGCGAGCGGCGCAGGCGCTGGCGAAAACCGGCTATGGCCAATACTTGATGGATCTGCTCCATGTCCGCCCGCGCCAGTATTGA
- the wecB gene encoding non-hydrolyzing UDP-N-acetylglucosamine 2-epimerase — MKVLVVFGTRPEAIKMAPLVLALAADPAFETRVCVTAQHREMLDQVLRLFAIVPDYDLDIMRPAQGLGEITSRILTGMQPVLDDFRPDVVLVHGDTTTTLAASLAAFYQHIPVGHVEAGLRTGDLSSPWPEEANRKLTGHLARWHFAPTDNARANLLAEGLPAARIAVTGNTVIDALFWVWDRVMSNAGLRASLDERYAFLDGVQKMILVTGHRRESFGDGFKRICAALARIALDHPDVQVVYPVHLNPNVSEPVNRMLSGIANIKLIDPQDYLPFVYLMNRATIILTDSGGIQEEAPSLGKAVLVMRDTTERPEAVAAGTVRLVGTDEQAIHQAVSQLLNDAQAYQRMSRAHNPYGDGHACERIITVLKKDSR; from the coding sequence GTGAAAGTGTTAGTCGTCTTTGGCACACGGCCGGAAGCCATCAAAATGGCGCCGCTGGTTCTGGCCCTGGCCGCTGATCCGGCCTTCGAGACCCGCGTCTGCGTGACGGCCCAACATCGCGAGATGCTGGATCAGGTGTTGCGCCTGTTTGCGATCGTGCCCGATTACGATTTGGATATCATGCGCCCGGCGCAGGGCCTTGGCGAGATAACCAGCCGCATATTGACCGGCATGCAGCCCGTCCTAGACGACTTCCGTCCAGACGTGGTGCTGGTGCATGGCGATACCACCACCACCCTGGCCGCCAGTCTGGCGGCGTTTTATCAACATATCCCCGTGGGCCATGTGGAAGCGGGCCTGCGCACCGGCGATCTGTCCTCTCCCTGGCCGGAGGAGGCGAATCGTAAATTGACCGGCCACCTGGCCCGCTGGCATTTCGCACCCACCGACAATGCCCGCGCCAATTTGCTGGCGGAAGGGCTGCCGGCGGCGCGCATCGCGGTGACCGGCAATACGGTGATTGACGCGCTATTTTGGGTGTGGGACCGGGTAATGAGTAATGCCGGGCTGCGCGCCAGCTTGGATGAGCGTTACGCGTTTCTCGACGGTGTGCAGAAGATGATATTGGTCACCGGCCATCGCCGCGAGAGCTTTGGCGACGGTTTCAAGCGCATTTGCGCCGCGCTGGCGCGTATTGCGCTTGATCACCCCGACGTGCAGGTGGTCTATCCAGTGCATCTTAATCCTAACGTTAGCGAACCGGTAAACCGTATGCTGAGCGGTATCGCCAATATAAAACTCATTGATCCACAGGACTATTTGCCGTTCGTTTATTTAATGAATCGAGCCACGATTATTCTGACAGATTCCGGCGGGATCCAGGAAGAAGCTCCCTCGTTGGGGAAAGCGGTGCTGGTGATGCGCGATACCACCGAGCGGCCGGAGGCGGTGGCGGCCGGCACCGTGCGGCTGGTAGGGACGGATGAGCAGGCGATTCACCAGGCGGTATCGCAGTTGCTCAATGATGCCCAGGCGTATCAACGGATGAGCCGGGCGCATAACCCCTACGGCGATGGCCATGCCTGTGAGCGGATTATCACGGTATTAAAAAAAGATAGCAGGTGA
- the rffC gene encoding dTDP-4-amino-4,6-dideoxy-D-galactose acyltransferase — translation MSARASIDLLAWESEFFGRRLGRVVFDDAAPRLTPSALTGFALVQAKVAAQATAQMDALSAIGFRPVEGEMDCCYTLPACAGGAPVAGAAALPAAEMRLAGEADISALRVLAAQTLVQSRFRAPWFSDEERQRFYAQWVENAVRGSFDHLCLVAQEPDDISGLVTLRDIGGHAARIGLLAVSPAARGRGTGKLLCRAALGWCRSRGFRQLWVATQTANLPALRLYLASGARVVHAAHWLYREPHDSI, via the coding sequence ATGTCCGCCCGCGCCAGTATTGACCTCCTGGCCTGGGAGAGCGAGTTTTTCGGCCGCCGCCTGGGCCGCGTCGTGTTTGACGACGCCGCGCCGCGTTTGACCCCGTCGGCGCTGACGGGATTTGCGCTGGTGCAGGCGAAAGTGGCGGCGCAGGCCACGGCACAAATGGATGCGCTTAGCGCCATCGGTTTTCGGCCGGTGGAAGGCGAAATGGACTGCTGTTATACCCTGCCGGCCTGCGCCGGCGGCGCGCCGGTCGCGGGTGCTGCGGCGCTGCCGGCGGCGGAAATGCGGCTGGCGGGGGAGGCGGATATTTCCGCGCTGCGCGTGCTGGCGGCGCAGACGTTGGTGCAAAGCCGCTTTCGGGCGCCGTGGTTCAGCGACGAAGAGCGCCAGCGCTTTTACGCGCAGTGGGTGGAAAACGCCGTACGGGGCAGTTTTGATCACCTCTGCCTGGTGGCGCAGGAGCCCGACGATATTTCGGGGCTGGTAACGCTCCGGGATATCGGGGGGCACGCGGCGCGTATCGGCCTGCTGGCGGTGTCTCCCGCCGCCCGCGGTCGCGGCACGGGCAAATTGCTGTGCCGCGCGGCGCTGGGCTGGTGCCGCAGCCGCGGCTTCCGACAATTGTGGGTGGCGACGCAAACCGCCAACCTGCCGGCGCTGCGGCTTTATTTGGCGAGCGGCGCACGGGTAGTGCATGCCGCGCATTGGTTATACCGAGAACCTCATGATTCCATTTAA
- the rfbB gene encoding dTDP-glucose 4,6-dehydratase, with the protein MRCLLITGGAGFIGSALVRYILGATADRVLVVDKLTYAGNLDSLAPVADHPHYRFARADIGDGPTMAQLLAEFQPDAIMHLAAESHVDRSIDGPAAFIDTNITGTSILLEAARGYWQTLPTAARAAFRFHHVSTDEVYGDLPNDGSQFNESSPYAPSSPYSASKAASDHLARAWMRTYGLPVLVTNCSNNYGPYHFPEKLIPLMIINALAGKPLPVYGDGGQIRDWLYVEDHARALYQVVTRGRPGETYVIGGHNERRNIDVVEALCGLLEQAGAPHPPGVVAFRQLITQVEDRPGHDRRYAIDAGKIARELGWRPQETFDSGMAKTVQWYLTHHEWWQRVLDGSYRGERLGLGPGQ; encoded by the coding sequence ATGAGATGCCTGCTGATTACCGGCGGTGCGGGGTTTATCGGCTCGGCGCTGGTACGCTATATTCTCGGCGCCACCGCGGATCGGGTGTTAGTGGTGGATAAACTGACCTATGCCGGCAATTTGGACTCGCTGGCGCCCGTCGCCGACCATCCCCATTATCGTTTTGCCCGCGCCGATATCGGTGACGGCCCGACAATGGCGCAGCTGCTCGCGGAGTTCCAGCCGGATGCCATCATGCATCTGGCGGCGGAGAGCCATGTCGATCGCTCCATTGACGGCCCGGCGGCGTTTATCGATACCAACATCACCGGGACCTCGATTCTGCTGGAAGCGGCCCGCGGGTATTGGCAGACCTTGCCTACGGCCGCGCGCGCCGCCTTTCGCTTTCACCATGTCTCCACCGATGAAGTGTACGGCGATCTGCCCAATGACGGTAGCCAGTTTAACGAAAGCTCGCCTTATGCGCCCAGTAGTCCCTACTCCGCCTCGAAAGCCGCCAGCGACCACCTGGCGCGCGCCTGGATGCGCACCTACGGCCTGCCGGTGCTGGTGACGAATTGTTCCAATAATTATGGCCCCTATCACTTCCCGGAAAAGCTGATCCCGTTGATGATTATCAACGCCTTGGCGGGTAAACCGCTGCCGGTGTACGGCGACGGCGGTCAGATCCGCGACTGGCTGTATGTGGAGGATCATGCCCGCGCCCTCTATCAGGTGGTGACCCGCGGCCGCCCCGGTGAGACTTATGTCATCGGCGGCCATAACGAGCGGCGCAACATCGACGTAGTAGAAGCGCTGTGCGGGCTGTTGGAGCAGGCCGGCGCGCCTCATCCCCCCGGCGTCGTCGCGTTCAGGCAGCTCATCACGCAGGTCGAAGACCGGCCGGGGCACGACCGGCGTTATGCGATTGACGCCGGTAAAATTGCGCGCGAATTGGGTTGGCGGCCGCAGGAAACCTTCGACAGCGGGATGGCCAAGACCGTGCAGTGGTATTTAACCCATCATGAATGGTGGCAGCGGGTGCTGGACGGTAGCTATCGCGGCGAGCGTCTCGGCCTCGGGCCGGGCCAGTAA
- the rffA gene encoding dTDP-4-amino-4,6-dideoxygalactose transaminase produces MIPFNAPPVVGTELGFMQTAMGSGKLCGDGGFTQRCQHWLQQRFGSAKVLLTPSCTASLEMAAILLDIRPGDEVIMPSYTFVSTANAFVLRGATIVFVDIRQDTMNMDEALIEVAITPKTRAIVPVHYAGVACEMDTIMAIAERHRLWVVEDAAQGVMATYKGRALGTLGHIGCFSFHETKNYTAGGEGGATLINDAALVERAEIVREKGTNRSQFFRGQVDKYTWRDIGSSYLMADIQAAYLWAQLEAADIINQRRLALWHCYASALASLDGLTLPTVPATCLHNAHMFYVKLRDIDDRDGFIRHLKAADILSVFHYIPLHDSPAGRRFGRFHGSDRHTQRESQRLVRLPLFYNLSDDDQQRVIDAIYGYFN; encoded by the coding sequence ATGATTCCATTTAACGCGCCACCGGTGGTCGGCACCGAATTGGGCTTTATGCAGACCGCGATGGGCAGCGGCAAGCTGTGCGGCGACGGCGGGTTTACCCAGCGCTGCCAACACTGGCTCCAGCAGCGTTTCGGCAGCGCGAAGGTGTTGCTGACGCCTTCCTGCACCGCCTCGCTGGAGATGGCGGCTATTCTGCTGGATATCCGCCCCGGCGATGAAGTAATTATGCCGAGCTATACCTTCGTGTCCACCGCCAACGCCTTTGTGCTGCGCGGCGCGACGATTGTCTTCGTCGATATCCGCCAGGACACGATGAACATGGATGAGGCGCTGATAGAAGTGGCGATCACGCCCAAAACCCGCGCTATCGTGCCGGTTCATTATGCCGGCGTGGCCTGTGAAATGGATACCATCATGGCGATCGCCGAGCGGCACCGCTTGTGGGTGGTGGAAGACGCCGCGCAGGGGGTCATGGCGACGTATAAAGGGCGCGCCCTCGGCACTCTCGGCCATATCGGCTGCTTTAGTTTCCACGAAACCAAAAACTATACCGCCGGCGGTGAGGGCGGCGCGACGCTCATTAACGATGCGGCCCTCGTTGAGCGGGCGGAAATCGTCCGCGAAAAGGGCACCAACCGCAGCCAATTTTTCCGTGGACAGGTGGATAAGTATACCTGGCGCGATATTGGTTCCAGCTATCTCATGGCGGATATTCAGGCCGCCTATCTATGGGCACAGCTGGAGGCGGCGGACATCATCAATCAACGGCGCCTGGCGCTGTGGCATTGTTACGCGTCTGCGCTGGCGTCGTTGGACGGTTTGACGCTGCCGACGGTGCCGGCCACCTGTTTGCACAATGCCCACATGTTCTATGTCAAGTTGCGGGATATCGACGATCGCGACGGTTTCATCCGCCATTTGAAAGCGGCGGATATCTTGTCCGTCTTTCATTACATTCCGCTGCACGATAGCCCGGCGGGGCGCCGCTTTGGTCGGTTCCACGGCAGCGATCGCCATACTCAGCGCGAAAGTCAGCGCCTGGTGCGTTTGCCGCTGTTTTACAATCTGAGCGACGACGATCAGCAGCGCGTCATTGACGCGATATACGGCTACTTCAACTGA
- the wecC gene encoding UDP-N-acetyl-D-mannosamine dehydrogenase: protein MNFDTISVIGLGYIGLPTAAAFASRRKRVIGVDTNQYAVDTINRGAIHIIEPDLDRVVTDAVRQGLLRAVSQPQPADAFLIAVPTPFQDDHEPDLSYVKAAALSLVPVLEPGCLVILESTSPVGTTEQMAGWLAAARPDLTFPHQAGEAADINIAYCPERVLPGKIMVELIKNDRVIGGMTPRCSARAAELYRIFLEGECVVTNARTAEMCKLTENSFRDVNIAFANELSVICAEQQINVWELIALANRHPRVNILQPGPGVGGHCIAVDPWFIVAQNPAPARLIRTARQVNDDKPDWVVEKVKAAVADCLNDSGRGSSDVTIACFGLAFKPDIDDLRESPALHVTELIARWHRGQTLAVEPNVDALPASLDGLVTLADRDQALATADVLVMLVDHRQFRALAPSAIRQRWVVDTRGVWR from the coding sequence ATGAATTTTGACACAATTTCCGTTATTGGACTGGGGTATATCGGTCTGCCCACCGCCGCGGCGTTTGCCTCGCGCCGCAAACGGGTGATAGGCGTAGACACAAACCAGTATGCGGTAGACACCATTAACCGCGGCGCAATACACATCATTGAACCGGATTTGGACCGGGTTGTGACCGATGCCGTGCGCCAGGGTCTGCTGCGGGCGGTGAGCCAGCCGCAGCCGGCGGACGCGTTCCTCATCGCCGTACCGACACCCTTTCAGGATGACCATGAACCGGATCTGAGCTATGTCAAGGCGGCGGCGTTATCGCTGGTGCCGGTTTTAGAGCCGGGATGTCTGGTAATCCTTGAGTCCACGTCGCCGGTGGGAACAACTGAACAGATGGCCGGCTGGCTGGCGGCCGCGCGTCCCGATCTGACCTTCCCGCACCAGGCGGGAGAGGCGGCGGATATCAATATCGCCTATTGCCCGGAGCGGGTGCTGCCCGGCAAGATCATGGTGGAGCTGATTAAAAATGACCGGGTGATCGGCGGCATGACGCCGCGCTGCTCGGCGCGCGCCGCCGAGCTGTATCGCATCTTCCTGGAAGGAGAGTGCGTGGTGACCAATGCCCGCACCGCCGAAATGTGTAAGCTGACCGAGAATAGCTTCCGCGATGTGAACATTGCCTTCGCCAATGAGCTGTCGGTCATCTGCGCGGAACAGCAAATCAACGTCTGGGAGCTGATAGCGCTGGCCAATCGCCATCCGCGGGTCAATATTTTGCAGCCGGGACCGGGCGTCGGTGGCCATTGCATCGCGGTGGATCCGTGGTTTATCGTGGCCCAGAATCCGGCGCCGGCGCGGCTTATCCGCACCGCGCGCCAGGTGAATGACGACAAACCCGATTGGGTGGTGGAAAAAGTGAAGGCGGCGGTGGCGGACTGCCTTAACGACAGCGGGCGCGGCAGTAGCGATGTGACCATCGCTTGCTTCGGGCTGGCGTTTAAACCGGATATCGACGACCTGCGTGAAAGCCCGGCGCTGCATGTGACCGAGCTCATCGCCCGTTGGCATCGCGGCCAGACGTTGGCGGTGGAGCCGAATGTCGACGCGCTGCCGGCCTCGTTGGACGGATTGGTCACTCTGGCGGACAGGGACCAGGCGCTGGCGACGGCCGATGTTCTGGTTATGCTGGTGGATCATCGCCAATTCCGCGCCCTCGCGCCTTCCGCCATCCGTCAGCGCTGGGTGGTGGATACGCGCGGAGTCTGGCGATGA